A genome region from Macrotis lagotis isolate mMagLag1 chromosome 4, bilby.v1.9.chrom.fasta, whole genome shotgun sequence includes the following:
- the ARHGAP5 gene encoding rho GTPase-activating protein 5 isoform X3 translates to MAKNKEPRPPSYAISVVGLSGTEKDKGNCGVGKSCLCNRFVRSKADEYYPEHTSVLSTIDFGGRVVNNDHFLYWGDVTQSGEDGIECKIHVIEQTEFIDDQTFLPHRSTNLQPYIKRAAASKLQSAEKLMYICTDQLGLEQDFDQKQMPEGKLSVDGFLLCIDVSQGCNRKFDDQLKFVNNLYIQLSKSKKPIIIAATKCDECVDHYLREVQSFASNKKSLIVVETSARFNVNVETCFTALVQMLDKTRGKPKIIPYLDAYKTQRQLVVTATDKFEKLVQTVRDYHATWKTVSNKLKNHPDYEEYINLEGTRKARNTFSKHIEQLKQEHIRKRREEYINTLPRAFNTLLPNLEEIEHLTWSEALKLMETRTEFPLCFVVLEKTPWDETDHIDKVNDRRIPFDLLSTLEAEKVFQNHVQHLISEKRRIEMKEKFKKTLEKIQFISPGQPWEEVMCFVMEDEAFKYITEADSKEVYSRHQREIVEKAKEEFQEMLFEHSELFYDLDLNATPSSDKMSEIHTVLSEEPRYKALQKLAPDRESLLLKHIGFVYHPTKETCLSGQNCMDIKVEHLLANSLLQLDHGRLRLYHDSANIDKVNLFILGKDGLAQELANEIRTQSTDDEYALDGKIYELDLRPVDSKSPYLLSQLWNAAFKPHGCFCVFNSIESLSFIGDFIGKIRTEALQIRRDKYMANLPFTLILANQRDSVSKNLPILRHQGQQLANKLQCPFVDVPAGTYPRKFNEAQIKQALRGVLESVKRNLDVVSPVPTNKDISEADLRIVMCAMCGDPFSVDLILSPFLDSHACSAAQAGQNNSLMLDKIIGEKRRRIQITILSYHSSIGVRKDELVHGYILVYSAKRKASMGMLRAFLSEVQDTIPVQLVAVTDSQADFFENEAIKELMTEGEHIATEITAKFTALYSLSQYHRQTEVFTLFFSDVLEKKNMIENSYLSDSTRESTHHNEDVFLPSPRECSFSYTGYIDSEDDTEAPPPYSPIGDDVQLLPTPSDRSKYRLDLEGNEYPIHSTPNCHDHERNHKVPPPIKPKPVVPKTNVKKLDPNLLKTIEAGIGKNPRKQTSRVPLAHPDDMESSDNYAEPVDSIFKHKCYSDETYVVPEDSQNRIIKVRNSFVNNAQGDEENGFPDRTSKSHGERRPSKYKYKSKTLFSKAKSYYRRTHSDASDDEAFTTSKTKRKGRHRGSEEDPLLSPVETWKGGIDNPAITSDQELDDKKMKKKTHKVKEDKKVFVLKASIVLVGTKLIKTTFKSNLIKIIILI, encoded by the coding sequence ATGGCAAAAAACAAAGAACCTCGTCCTCCATCCTATGCTATCAGTGTAGTAGGGTTATCTGGGACTGAAAAGGACAAAGGTAACTGTGGCGTTGGAAAGTCATGTTTGTGCAATAGATTTGTGCGTTCCAAAGCAGATGAATATTATCCTGAGCATACCTCTGTGCTTAGTACAATTGACTTTGGAGGACGAGTAGTCAACAATGATCACTTTTTGTACTGGGGTGATGTAACACAAAGTGGTGAAGATGGAATAGAATGCAAAATTCATGTCATTGAACAGACTGAGTTCATTGATGATCAGACTTTCTTGCCTCACAGGAGTACAAATTTGCAACCATATATAAAACGTGCAGCTGCATCCAAATTGCAGTCAGCAGAAAAACTGATGTATATTTGCACTGATCAATTAGGCTTGGAGCAGGACTTTGATCAGAAACAAATGCCTGAAGGGAAACTCAGTGTAGATGGATTTCTATTATGCATTGATGTAAGTCAGGGATGCAATAGGAAGTTTGATGATCAACTTAAGTTTGTGAATAACCTATATATACAGCTGTCAAAATCAAAAAAACCTATCATAATAGCAGCAACTAAATGTGATGAATGTGTAGATCATTATCTTCGAGAGGTTCAATCATTTGCTTCGAACAAAAAGAGCCTCATTGTGGTAGAAACTTCAGCACGATTTAATGTCAACGTTGAGACATGTTTCACTGCATTGGTACAAATGTTAGATAAAACCCGTGGCAAACCTAAAATTATTCCCTATCTGGATGCTTATAAAACACAGAGACAACTTGTTGTCACAGCAACAGATAAATTTGAAAAACTTGTGCAAACTGTGAGAGATTATCATGCAACTTGGAAAACTGTtagtaataaattaaaaaatcatcctGATTATGAAGAGTATATAAACTTAGAGGGAACACGAAAGGCCAGAAATACATTTTCAAAACACATAGAGCAACTCAAACAAGAACacataagaaaaagaagagaagaatataTCAATACACTACCTAGAGCTTTTAACACTCTTCTGCCAAATCTTGAAGAGATTGAACATTTGACCTGGTCAGAAGCTCTAAAATTAATGGAGACTCGAACAGAATTCCCATTGTGTTTTGTGGTGCTAGAAAAAACACCTTGGGATGAAACTGACCATATAGACAAAGTGAATGATAGGCGTATTCCATTTGACCTCCTTAGCACTTTGGAAGCTGAAAAAGTCTTCCAGAATCATGTACAGCATCTAATATCTGAAAAGAGGAGaatagaaatgaaggaaaaattcaaGAAGACTCTGGAAAAAATACAGTTCATTTCACCTGGACAACCCTGGGAAGAAGTCATGTGTTTTGTAATGGAGGATGAAGCCTTTAAATATATCACTGAGGCTGATAGCAAAGAGGTCTATAGTAGGCATCAGCGAGAAATAGTTGAAAAAGCCAAAGAGGAGTTTCAGGAAATGCTTTTTGAACATTCTGAGCTATTTTATGATCTGGATCTTAATGCAACACCCAGTTCAGATAAAATGAGTGAAATTCACACAGTTTTAAGTGAAGAACCCAGATATAAAGCTTTACAGAAACTTGCACCTGATCGAGAGTCCCTTCTACTTAAACATATAGGCTTTGTTTATCATCCCACTAAAGAAACCTGTCTTAGTGGCCAGAATTGCATGGACATTAAAGTAGAGCATTTGCTTGCTAATAGTCTTTTACAGTTGGATCATGGTCGCTTACGTTTGTACCATGATAGTGCCAACATAGATAAagttaatcttttcattttgggaaagGATGGCCTTGCACAAGAACTAGCAAATGAGATTAGGACACAGTCTACAGATGATGAGTATGCCTTAGATGGAAAGATATATGAGCTAGATCTTCGACCAGTTGATTCCAAGTCGCCTTACCTTTTGAGTCAATTATGGAATGCTGCCTTTAAGCCACATGGATGCTTTTGTGTGTTCAACTCTATTGAATCACTTAGTTTTATTGGGgacttcattggaaaaataagaacTGAAGCTTTACAGATTAGAAGAGATAAATATATGGCTAATCTTCCATTTACATTAATATTGGCTAATCAAAGGGATAGTGTTAGCAAAAATTTACCTATTCTCAGGCACCAAGGGCAGCAGTTAGCAAACAAACTACAGTGTCCTTTTGTGGATGTACCTGCTGGTACATATCCTCGTAAATTTAATGAGGCTCAAATAAAACAAGCTCTAAGGGGAGTATTGGAATCAGTTAAACGTAACTTGGATGTGGTAAGCCCTGTTCCCACTAACAAAGATATATCTGAAGCTGATCTGAGAATTGTCATGTGTGCTATGTGTGGTGATCCATTTAGTGTGGATCTTATTCTTTCACCGTTTCTTGACTCTCATGCTTGTAGTGCTGCTCAAGCTGGACAAAATAACTCTTTAATGCTTGATAAAATCATTGGTGAAAAAAGAAGACGAATACAGATTACAATATTATCTTACCATTCTTCAATTGGGGTAAGGAAAGATGAACTGGTCCATGGATATATATTAGTTTACTCTGCAAAAAGGAAAGCATCCATGGGAATGCTCCGAGCATTTCTTTCAGAAGTTCAAGATACTATTCCTGTACAGTTGGTGGCAGTTACTGACAGCCAGGCAGATTTTTTTGAGAACGAGGCTATCAAGGAGTTAATGACTGAAGGAGAACACATAGCAACTGAGATCACTGCTAAATTTACAGCATTGTATTCTTTATCTCAGTATCACCGACAAACTGAAGTTTTTACATTGTTCTTCAGTGatgttttagagaaaaaaaatatgatagaAAATTCCTATTTGTCTGATAGTACTAGAGAGTCAACACATCATAATGAAGATGTTTTCCTCCCATCTCCCAGAGAGTGTTCTTTTTCCTATACTGGCTATATTGATTCAGAAGATGATACTGAAGCACCACCACCATATAGTCCAATTGGGGATGATGTTCAGTTGCTTCCAACACCTAGTGACCGTTCCAAGTATCGATTGGATTTAGAAGGAAATGAATACCCAATTCATAGTACCCCAAATTGTCATGATCATGAACGAAATCATAAAGTGCCTCCACCAATAAAACCCAAACCAGTTGTACCCAAGACAAATGTAAAGAAACTGGATCCAAACCTTTTAAAGACTATTGAAGCTGGAATTGGTAAAAACCCAAGAAAACAAACCTCTCGAGTTCCTTTGGCACATCCTGATGATATGGAATCCTCAGATAATTATGCAGAACCTGTTGACAgtatttttaaacataaatgtTATTCTGATGAGACTTATGTGGTCCCAGAAGATAGTCAGAATCGCATTATTAAAGTTAGAAACTCATTTGTAAATAATGCCCagggagatgaagaaaatggattTCCTGATAGAACATCAAAGAGTCATGGGGAACGGAGGCCttcaaaatacaaatacaagtcaAAGACATTATTCAGCAAAGCCAAATCTTACTATAGGAGAACACATTCAGATGCAAGTGATGATGAGGCCTTTACCActtctaaaacaaaaagaaaaggaaggcatcGAGGAAGTGAGGAAGATCCACTTCTTTCTCCTGTGGAAACCTGGAAAGGTGGCATTGATAACCCTGCTATTACTTCAGATCAGGAACTGgatgataaaaaaatgaagaagaaaacgCACAAAGTAAAGGAAGATAAAAAg